From a single Solwaraspora sp. WMMD406 genomic region:
- a CDS encoding flavin reductase, which produces MHIASRPHWNCRECGTEWPCESAKIEITADWANDRIGMCVYLATLMYEAIDDLLECDAEQLSPPDLYRRFLRWPDQIAESEAIARLSARPGEP; this is translated from the coding sequence ATGCACATCGCGTCCCGCCCCCACTGGAATTGCCGCGAGTGCGGTACGGAATGGCCGTGCGAAAGCGCCAAGATCGAGATCACCGCCGACTGGGCCAACGACCGTATCGGGATGTGCGTCTACCTCGCCACCCTGATGTACGAGGCGATCGACGACCTGCTGGAATGCGACGCCGAGCAGCTCAGCCCGCCGGACCTGTACCGCCGGTTCCTCCGCTGGCCCGACCAGATCGCCGAATCCGAAGCTATTGCTCGCCTGTCAGCGCGTCCCGGCGAGCCCTGA